A stretch of Lactiplantibacillus brownii DNA encodes these proteins:
- a CDS encoding peptide MFS transporter, protein MDNEQKLDRSFFGQPRGLRTLFFTEMWERFSYYGMRALLIFYMYYSVAKGGLGFDQGTAASIMSIYSALVYVSSVLGGFLSDRVWGSRKTVFIGGVFIMLGHIVLSIPAGVSTLFVSIALIVIGTGLLKPNVSDMVGQLYTAEDTRRDAGFSIFVFGINLGSLVAPVLVGRIGLNFNFHVGFSLAAIGMFFGLLQYYFDGKKNLSTASLYPTDPLEPGDLSKVIRRVLIGIVGLGLVLLLMNLMNALNLNNVISLISILVILTPIVYFVLMLTSEKTNAKERSRVRAYIPLFIAAALFWAIEEQGSAVLALFAADRTSLHILGRTLAASDFQILNPLFIMLYTTPFVWLWTKWGKKQPSSPAKFSAGLVFAGISYLIMAMPGFFFGTAGKVSPLWLVGSWAVVEIAEMLISPIGLSVTTKLAPKAFASQMMSMWFLTDAAGSALNAQIVRFYSTKTEVPYFATIGIVSVVLGIILFMMVPMIKKAMQGVR, encoded by the coding sequence TTGGATAATGAGCAAAAACTGGATCGGTCGTTCTTTGGCCAACCACGCGGCTTGCGGACGTTGTTCTTCACAGAAATGTGGGAACGATTCAGTTACTATGGGATGCGCGCGCTGCTGATCTTTTATATGTACTACAGTGTGGCAAAGGGTGGCCTTGGATTTGATCAAGGTACCGCGGCATCGATTATGTCGATCTACTCAGCTTTAGTTTACGTTTCCAGTGTTCTGGGTGGGTTTTTATCTGACCGGGTCTGGGGAAGTCGTAAGACGGTCTTTATTGGTGGGGTCTTCATTATGTTGGGCCACATTGTCTTATCGATTCCAGCCGGTGTTAGTACGTTATTTGTTTCAATTGCACTGATTGTTATTGGGACTGGGTTATTAAAGCCTAATGTTTCGGATATGGTTGGTCAGTTATATACTGCCGAAGACACACGACGGGATGCTGGTTTCAGTATCTTCGTGTTCGGGATAAACCTTGGGTCACTTGTTGCGCCAGTCTTAGTTGGTCGTATTGGCCTGAACTTTAACTTCCACGTTGGTTTTTCACTTGCCGCAATCGGAATGTTCTTTGGTTTATTACAATATTACTTTGATGGTAAGAAGAACTTAAGCACGGCTAGTTTATATCCAACTGATCCATTGGAACCCGGTGATTTGAGTAAAGTGATCCGCCGCGTTCTTATCGGTATCGTTGGTTTGGGCTTAGTCTTGCTCTTAATGAACTTAATGAATGCTTTGAACTTGAATAATGTGATTTCATTGATTAGTATTCTGGTTATTTTGACACCAATTGTTTACTTTGTTTTGATGTTAACTTCGGAGAAAACTAACGCTAAAGAACGGTCACGTGTCCGTGCTTATATTCCATTATTTATTGCCGCAGCACTGTTCTGGGCAATTGAAGAACAAGGTTCCGCTGTTTTGGCCTTATTTGCCGCTGATCGGACGAGTTTACACATCTTAGGCCGGACTTTAGCAGCTTCTGATTTTCAAATTTTGAACCCACTGTTTATTATGCTTTATACCACACCATTCGTTTGGTTATGGACGAAATGGGGTAAAAAGCAACCTAGTTCACCAGCTAAATTTTCTGCTGGACTAGTCTTCGCTGGGATTTCTTACTTGATTATGGCAATGCCAGGGTTCTTCTTTGGGACCGCTGGTAAGGTTAGCCCATTGTGGTTAGTCGGTAGCTGGGCAGTTGTAGAAATTGCTGAAATGTTGATTTCACCAATTGGGTTGTCAGTCACGACTAAACTTGCGCCTAAAGCCTTTGCTTCTCAAATGATGAGTATGTGGTTCCTGACCGATGCGGCCGGGAGTGCGTTAAATGCGCAGATTGTTCGTTTTTATTCAACCAAGACCGAAGTTCCATATTTTGCGACTATCGGGATCGTTAGTGTCGTCTTAGGGATTATTCTCTTTATGATGGTACCAATGATTAAAAAAGCGATGCAGGGCGTTAGATAA
- a CDS encoding metallophosphoesterase — protein sequence MKVCYLSDSISFLFGVNSVIRVAFSSDNHFDVNKVDVQATMAVQAEILLAHGVQFYLIAGDLFNDFQRSQQFVVDLQALLGTQTHVYWIAGNHDMVHGISFDELETGQFAGYLHNRYVDLPHSDWRLIGHNGWYDYGFAQQIPGATVADFEMWKHAYWIDRAIQQPMNDPERATLMLNQVDAQLALAKAEHKRVIFMTHFVPKIDYLRFTADNRFWNMANALMGTPRLGTLVEQYQVSHVLFGHLHIHPQPRQFAQTIYYDQAVGYGRPRLNEWQESTFMAEWQRDLEILDLAEK from the coding sequence ATGAAGGTATGTTATCTTAGTGATAGCATATCTTTTTTGTTTGGAGTGAACAGTGTGATACGAGTTGCTTTTTCCAGTGATAATCATTTTGATGTGAATAAAGTTGACGTACAGGCGACAATGGCTGTGCAGGCTGAAATATTGTTAGCTCACGGCGTGCAATTCTACCTGATTGCGGGCGACTTGTTTAACGACTTTCAACGAAGCCAGCAGTTTGTCGTCGATCTACAGGCGTTACTGGGCACTCAAACGCACGTTTACTGGATTGCGGGTAATCATGACATGGTTCATGGCATTTCGTTTGATGAGCTCGAGACAGGGCAATTTGCAGGCTACTTACATAATCGTTATGTGGACCTGCCGCACAGCGACTGGCGGTTAATTGGGCACAATGGCTGGTACGACTATGGCTTTGCTCAGCAAATTCCCGGGGCGACTGTCGCTGACTTTGAAATGTGGAAGCATGCTTATTGGATTGATCGTGCTATTCAGCAGCCGATGAATGATCCTGAACGAGCAACCCTAATGCTCAATCAAGTTGATGCCCAGCTCGCGTTGGCTAAGGCTGAACACAAGCGGGTGATTTTCATGACCCATTTTGTCCCCAAAATTGACTATTTACGTTTTACGGCGGACAATCGTTTTTGGAATATGGCCAACGCTTTAATGGGCACGCCACGCCTGGGGACGTTAGTTGAACAATATCAGGTTTCGCATGTCCTGTTTGGTCATTTACACATTCATCCACAACCAAGGCAGTTTGCGCAAACGATCTATTATGATCAGGCAGTTGGCTATGGCCGCCCACGACTCAACGAGTGGCAAGAGTCGACCTTCATGGCGGAGTGGCAACGAGACCTTGAAATATTAGATTTAGCTGAAAAATAA
- the proC gene encoding pyrroline-5-carboxylate reductase, producing the protein MKIGFIGAGNMGRAIIDGWLKTKAVAPDDLYIHSAHAASYEPYAKANGLHAVESNLAVVKAADVIVLAIKPDITLEVLESVKPAITAGKWVITMVSGIELADYQAAVGNLPILRIMPNVNVAIGAGMTALVGNASLTEAQYAAGQALFNAIGETSEISEKHFSTFSALAGSSPAYVYFFIDAMARAGVKHGLDKATATKIAAQATLGSAKMVLASDKIPFDLIDQVSSPGGTTVAGLLAMEEAGFMTAVVKGIDATIAKELGD; encoded by the coding sequence ATGAAAATTGGATTTATCGGTGCTGGCAATATGGGCCGCGCCATTATTGATGGCTGGCTAAAGACCAAAGCGGTTGCCCCAGACGATTTATATATTCACAGTGCCCATGCTGCCAGCTATGAACCTTATGCAAAAGCGAATGGGTTGCATGCAGTTGAGTCGAATCTGGCGGTCGTGAAGGCGGCTGACGTGATTGTACTAGCAATCAAGCCTGATATTACCTTAGAAGTACTTGAGAGCGTTAAACCAGCGATTACGGCTGGAAAATGGGTTATCACGATGGTTTCCGGAATTGAACTAGCTGACTATCAAGCTGCGGTTGGGAATCTCCCCATCTTACGGATTATGCCAAATGTGAATGTTGCGATTGGTGCTGGGATGACCGCATTAGTAGGAAATGCCAGTTTAACTGAAGCTCAATATGCAGCGGGCCAAGCGTTATTTAACGCCATTGGCGAGACTAGTGAAATTTCTGAAAAGCATTTTAGTACGTTTTCAGCACTCGCCGGGAGTTCGCCTGCTTACGTTTACTTTTTCATTGATGCCATGGCGCGCGCTGGGGTCAAACATGGTTTGGACAAGGCGACAGCGACCAAGATTGCGGCACAAGCCACGTTAGGCAGTGCCAAAATGGTTTTGGCTTCAGACAAAATTCCGTTTGACTTAATTGATCAAGTTTCTTCGCCAGGTGGGACCACGGTTGCCGGGCTACTAGCCATGGAAGAAGCCGGCTTTATGACTGCCGTCGTCAAGGGCATCGACGCGACAATCGCTAAGGAACTTGGGGACTAA
- the nagA gene encoding N-acetylglucosamine-6-phosphate deacetylase: MSKVLKHAIIYTGLEKIDDGYIRFGKEIEAVGPMDEYVAQPDDDIEFVSGKTIVPGFIDVHSHGGYSFDSMDGNPAEINEMVNDMVAREGITSYFCTTMTQSNENLDHSMAGINKAAQENPVIQGVHLEGPFISATFKGAQPEKYIKNPNVELLDNWNKLSGGRVKLITYAPEDPGSREFEKYCLENGIVPSVGHSNATREQLLASKATHVTHLYNAQREFKHREPGVTGHAMLENNMYCELICDGFHIVPDMINLAYEQKGADRIELVTDSMRAKGEPDGISELGGQKVIVKDGQARLEAGNLAGSVLTYINAFKNIQKFTGCGIFEAVKMSSVNQAREFKLTSKGTLEAGKDADINVLDANQDLVATYSYGKKAVK; encoded by the coding sequence ATGAGCAAAGTTTTAAAACATGCCATCATTTATACTGGTCTAGAAAAGATTGATGACGGCTACATTCGTTTCGGTAAGGAAATTGAAGCGGTCGGGCCAATGGACGAGTATGTTGCCCAACCTGACGATGATATTGAATTTGTCAGTGGCAAGACAATTGTACCTGGTTTCATCGATGTGCATAGCCATGGTGGTTATAGTTTTGATTCAATGGATGGGAATCCAGCTGAAATTAATGAAATGGTCAACGATATGGTTGCCCGTGAAGGGATTACGTCATATTTCTGTACCACTATGACCCAATCTAACGAAAATCTGGATCATTCAATGGCCGGTATTAACAAGGCTGCCCAAGAAAACCCAGTGATTCAAGGGGTCCATTTGGAAGGCCCATTCATTTCAGCAACGTTTAAGGGTGCCCAACCAGAAAAGTATATTAAGAATCCCAACGTTGAACTACTAGACAACTGGAATAAATTATCTGGCGGTCGCGTTAAATTAATTACGTATGCTCCTGAAGATCCTGGTTCACGTGAATTCGAAAAGTATTGTTTGGAAAACGGCATCGTGCCTTCAGTTGGCCACAGTAATGCGACTCGTGAACAATTATTAGCAAGTAAAGCAACTCATGTGACGCATTTATACAATGCGCAACGGGAATTTAAGCATCGCGAACCCGGTGTGACTGGGCACGCCATGCTTGAAAACAACATGTATTGTGAATTGATTTGTGACGGTTTCCATATCGTTCCTGACATGATCAATCTTGCTTATGAACAAAAGGGTGCTGATCGCATTGAATTGGTCACTGACTCGATGCGTGCCAAAGGTGAACCCGATGGGATTAGTGAATTGGGTGGTCAAAAAGTCATTGTTAAAGACGGCCAAGCACGTTTGGAAGCTGGCAACTTAGCTGGTTCCGTTTTGACTTATATCAATGCCTTTAAGAATATTCAAAAATTCACCGGTTGTGGCATCTTCGAAGCAGTTAAGATGTCATCAGTTAACCAAGCTAGAGAATTCAAATTAACTTCTAAAGGGACTTTGGAAGCTGGCAAGGATGCTGATATCAACGTTTTGGATGCCAACCAAGACTTAGTTGCAACTTATAGTTACGGCAAAAAAGCAGTTAAATAA
- a CDS encoding GntR family transcriptional regulator, which translates to MSSPIYIQIHNQIKQAIEAGRWAVGDRIPSERELAVQFDVSRMTLRQAIQTLVDEGILERRVGAGTFVANQKVQEKMSGVTSFTDLMLAQGKVPSSKTISYHVTSPSLSESEKLALQPNEQVLRMERIRYGDDLPICFEVATVPERLVKQFTKDEVTSSLYRTLEEKAGFVPGKAQQTVSAMSASERIAEFLSVRRGDALLRLRQISYLQTGEPFEYVRTQYVGNRFEFYLEK; encoded by the coding sequence ATGAGTTCGCCAATTTATATTCAAATTCACAACCAAATCAAACAAGCCATTGAAGCCGGTCGCTGGGCAGTTGGTGACCGTATTCCATCCGAACGGGAGCTGGCTGTTCAGTTTGATGTGAGTCGAATGACATTACGCCAAGCGATTCAAACGTTGGTTGATGAAGGGATACTAGAGCGGCGAGTCGGCGCTGGCACCTTTGTTGCGAACCAAAAAGTGCAGGAAAAGATGTCTGGTGTGACCAGCTTTACTGATTTAATGCTGGCTCAGGGTAAAGTGCCTTCCAGTAAGACGATTTCGTATCATGTGACGAGTCCATCACTTTCTGAAAGTGAGAAGCTGGCGTTACAACCGAATGAGCAAGTGTTACGGATGGAACGCATTCGCTATGGTGATGATTTGCCAATTTGCTTTGAGGTTGCGACGGTGCCAGAACGTTTGGTTAAGCAATTTACCAAGGATGAGGTCACTAGTTCGTTGTATCGGACTTTGGAAGAAAAAGCCGGCTTCGTCCCGGGTAAAGCCCAACAAACTGTTTCGGCCATGTCGGCTTCTGAACGCATTGCGGAGTTTCTGTCCGTCCGTCGTGGTGACGCGTTATTACGATTACGGCAGATTTCTTACCTGCAAACGGGTGAACCGTTCGAATATGTGCGGACCCAATACGTTGGGAATCGGTTTGAATTCTATTTAGAAAAATAA
- a CDS encoding WecB/TagA/CpsF family glycosyltransferase — translation MSVPFDTISILNVPFINTTNRAFLTQLEQDVLAHQNRFVVTANPEILMYAREHPDYQRVLHQADYITPDGIGVIQGAQILGTPLPERITGYDTLLSLLQWGAKHHQRLFLLGAKPAVLKQVVATLKATTPNLVLAGALDGYYDNEAAVVDQIVAAKPDMIFIATGFPKQEFFIAKYRHRVDALWMGVGGSFDVLAGAVKRAPKFWQKHHIEWLYRLIQEPSRFKRMLVLPRYLRLVKKIARQQNK, via the coding sequence ATGTCTGTCCCGTTTGACACGATTTCCATCCTAAACGTGCCCTTTATTAATACCACGAACCGGGCCTTTTTGACCCAGCTTGAACAAGATGTGTTAGCGCATCAAAATCGTTTTGTCGTCACCGCTAACCCTGAAATTTTAATGTATGCCCGTGAGCATCCCGACTATCAGCGTGTGTTGCACCAAGCGGACTACATCACACCTGATGGGATCGGTGTCATTCAGGGTGCGCAAATCTTAGGGACACCCCTCCCGGAACGGATCACCGGTTATGATACTTTGCTTAGCCTGCTGCAATGGGGCGCCAAACATCACCAACGACTCTTCCTACTTGGGGCCAAGCCAGCCGTTTTGAAACAAGTCGTCGCCACTTTAAAGGCTACGACACCCAACCTAGTCCTTGCGGGCGCACTAGATGGCTATTATGACAATGAAGCCGCCGTCGTGGACCAAATCGTGGCCGCTAAACCGGATATGATCTTTATTGCGACCGGCTTTCCGAAACAAGAATTCTTCATTGCCAAATACCGTCATCGCGTGGATGCCCTTTGGATGGGTGTTGGTGGAAGTTTTGACGTGCTAGCTGGCGCGGTTAAACGAGCGCCTAAATTCTGGCAAAAGCACCATATCGAATGGCTCTATCGTTTGATTCAAGAACCGAGCCGCTTCAAACGAATGTTAGTCCTACCACGGTATTTGCGCTTGGTTAAAAAAATTGCGCGCCAACAAAATAAATAG
- a CDS encoding nicotinate phosphoribosyltransferase, with product MTQIYPDDSLTLHTDAYQINMMQTYWEQGIHNRHAVFEVFFRKMPFQNGYAIFAGLERVVNYINNLHFTDTDIAYLREAENYPEGFLEYLKNFKFDATIRSAREGDLVFNNEPLMQVEGSLATCQLIETALLNIINYQTLIATKAARIKSVVGEEDGLLEFGTRRAQEMDAAIWGTRAAYIGGFDATSNVRAGKIFGIPISGTHAHALVQTYRNDYAAFKAYAETHHDCVFLVDTYDTLRSGVPSAIKVAKEMGDKINFQGVRIDSGDMAYLSKRVREQLDEAGFPDAKVYASNDLDEKTIQNLKMQGAKISVWGVGTKLITAFDQPALGAVYKMVSIEDDNGKMVDTIKLSNNAEKVSTPGRKQVWRITKRADGKSEGDYVTLYDEDPRNEESIYMFHPSYTYINKTVSDFDARPVLVPIYDQGKQVYQLPALKEIKQYAYDSLDSLWDEYKRDLNPQDYPVDLSQKLYDHKMNIIHSVRDWVSKKDY from the coding sequence ATGACTCAAATCTATCCGGATGATAGTTTAACCTTGCATACGGATGCTTACCAGATCAACATGATGCAAACTTATTGGGAACAGGGAATTCACAATCGACACGCGGTGTTCGAAGTCTTCTTTCGGAAGATGCCGTTCCAAAATGGCTATGCGATTTTTGCTGGTCTTGAGCGAGTAGTTAATTATATCAATAATCTCCACTTTACGGATACGGATATTGCGTATTTGCGTGAAGCTGAAAATTATCCAGAAGGTTTTTTGGAATATTTAAAGAATTTTAAATTTGATGCCACGATTCGGTCTGCTCGCGAAGGCGATCTTGTTTTCAATAACGAGCCGTTAATGCAAGTTGAAGGGTCACTAGCCACTTGCCAATTGATTGAAACCGCCTTATTGAACATTATCAACTATCAAACGTTGATTGCGACTAAGGCGGCACGCATTAAATCGGTCGTTGGTGAAGAAGACGGTCTCCTTGAATTCGGTACGCGTCGGGCTCAAGAAATGGATGCGGCTATTTGGGGCACTCGAGCGGCTTATATCGGTGGTTTTGATGCGACAAGTAACGTCCGCGCTGGGAAGATTTTCGGAATTCCGATTAGTGGGACCCATGCGCATGCCTTAGTACAGACTTATCGTAATGACTATGCGGCGTTCAAAGCATACGCTGAGACCCACCATGACTGTGTCTTCTTAGTGGATACGTATGATACCTTGCGTAGCGGCGTGCCATCTGCCATTAAAGTGGCTAAGGAAATGGGTGACAAAATTAATTTCCAAGGCGTACGGATCGATAGTGGCGATATGGCCTATCTCTCTAAACGGGTGCGGGAACAACTAGATGAAGCGGGCTTCCCAGATGCAAAAGTCTATGCCTCCAACGATTTGGACGAAAAGACGATTCAAAACTTGAAAATGCAAGGTGCCAAGATCAGTGTCTGGGGTGTTGGGACGAAGTTGATTACGGCGTTTGACCAACCGGCTTTAGGGGCTGTTTACAAAATGGTTTCGATTGAAGACGATAACGGCAAAATGGTCGATACAATCAAGTTGTCCAACAACGCCGAAAAAGTGTCGACACCTGGGCGAAAACAAGTTTGGCGGATTACTAAGCGCGCGGATGGTAAGTCGGAAGGGGATTATGTGACCCTTTATGATGAAGATCCACGTAACGAAGAATCTATTTACATGTTCCATCCAAGTTACACGTATATTAACAAGACGGTTAGCGATTTTGATGCGCGGCCGGTCCTAGTGCCAATTTACGATCAAGGCAAACAAGTCTATCAGTTACCAGCACTAAAGGAAATCAAACAGTATGCGTATGATAGTTTGGATTCTTTATGGGACGAATATAAACGTGATTTGAATCCTCAAGATTATCCGGTCGATTTATCACAAAAATTATATGATCACAAAATGAATATTATCCATTCGGTCCGAGATTGGGTGAGCAAAAAAGATTATTAG
- the nadE gene encoding ammonia-dependent NAD(+) synthetase produces the protein MRPLQTEIITALHVSPKIDPETEIRRSVDFLKAYLKKNSFLKTYVLGISGGQDSTLAGKMTQMAITEMRTETGDNDYQFIAVRLPYGDQSDESDAMDAIKFMQADVVDRVDIKPATDAMVTALEANDLTIHDFNKGNIKARQRMIVQYGIAGERHGAVVGTDHAAEAVTGFYTKYGDGGADIVPLYRLDKRQGRAMLEVLQAPEHLYKKVPTADLEDDRPALPDEVALGVHYDDIDDYLEGKTIAVAAAEKIEAWYLKTAHKRHAAINVFDDFWK, from the coding sequence ATGCGGCCATTACAAACTGAAATTATTACTGCCTTGCACGTCAGCCCCAAAATTGATCCAGAAACAGAAATCCGACGTAGTGTGGATTTCTTAAAAGCTTATTTAAAGAAGAATTCATTCTTAAAAACGTATGTATTAGGCATTTCGGGCGGCCAAGACTCGACGTTAGCCGGTAAAATGACTCAAATGGCCATAACGGAAATGCGGACTGAAACGGGGGATAACGACTACCAATTCATCGCGGTGCGGTTGCCTTATGGCGATCAATCAGATGAATCGGATGCCATGGATGCGATTAAATTCATGCAGGCTGATGTGGTCGACCGCGTGGATATTAAACCCGCTACGGATGCGATGGTCACGGCTTTAGAAGCCAATGATTTAACGATTCATGATTTTAACAAGGGTAACATCAAGGCTCGTCAACGGATGATCGTCCAATACGGTATTGCTGGCGAACGGCATGGCGCCGTTGTCGGCACGGATCACGCTGCTGAAGCTGTGACTGGCTTCTACACGAAATACGGTGATGGTGGGGCAGATATCGTGCCATTATATCGGCTAGATAAACGTCAAGGTCGTGCGATGCTCGAAGTCTTGCAAGCACCTGAACATCTTTACAAGAAGGTGCCTACCGCTGATTTGGAAGATGACCGACCAGCATTACCCGATGAAGTCGCATTAGGGGTACATTATGACGACATTGATGACTATTTAGAAGGTAAAACGATCGCTGTTGCGGCGGCAGAAAAAATTGAAGCTTGGTATTTGAAGACGGCGCACAAACGCCATGCGGCCATTAACGTTTTTGATGATTTCTGGAAATAA
- a CDS encoding cation-translocating P-type ATPase: MSKQPRYQQSLPAIYEDLKADERGLQQSEASQRLAQYGHNALNQQKTTSMLQKFMAQFKDFMIIVLLVAALIAAFTGEVVDAVIILLVVVLNAIFGVFQESKAEEAINALKEMAAPDATVLRDGEFKTVKSDELVPGDIITLEAGDIVPADVRLIESASLKVEESALTGESVPVEKQAELLTADDLAIGDRLNMAYMNSNVTYGRATGIVVATGMQTEVGRIAGMIEAADETTTPLQANLTQLGKSLTILILVIAAVVFGIGMLRGSESLINMLLTAISLAVAAIPEGLPAIVTITLALGTQRMAKRHALVRKLPAVETLGSTDIIASDKTGTLTQNKMTVEKLVVNQELVDARSTHLPTDSHLAQVMILSNDTKIMADGLAGDPTETALVQYNLDQAYPVDQLLKDRPRVSEVPFDSERKLMSTVHPLDNGKFLVAVKGAPDELLKRVTAVEINTEVQPLTKPLRDQILATNHDLATQALRVLAFAYKVIDVVPTTVNSTTLENELVFAGMVGMIDPERPEVAQAVVEAKSAGIRPLMITGDHRDTAEAIAVRLGIIAAGDDAAVITGAELDEMSDAEFGKKVSDYSVYARVAPEHKVRIVNAWQKRGKVVAMTGDGVNDAPALKAADIGIGMGITGTEVSKGASDMVLADDNFATIVVAVEEGRKVFANIQKAIQYLLSANLGEVLTLFMMTMLGWQILAPVHILWINLVTDTLPAIALGVEPTEKNIMAHKPRGRNSNFFSGGVFSSIIYQGLLEGGITLLVYWLAITYPVHANASLAHADALTMAFATLGLIQLFHAFNSKSIHESLFTVGLFRNKFFNWAILIAFALLAMTIVVPGFNSLFHVTHLDAYQWGIVFAASLAMVIVVEIVKFFQRRHLRQA; encoded by the coding sequence ATGTCAAAACAACCTAGGTACCAACAATCATTACCAGCGATTTATGAGGATTTGAAGGCCGATGAACGCGGGTTACAACAAAGTGAAGCCAGTCAGCGTTTAGCACAATATGGGCACAACGCTTTAAACCAACAAAAGACGACTTCTATGTTACAAAAGTTTATGGCACAGTTTAAAGATTTCATGATCATCGTCTTATTGGTGGCGGCGCTGATTGCCGCGTTCACCGGTGAGGTCGTGGATGCCGTAATCATCTTACTGGTTGTCGTTTTGAATGCAATCTTTGGGGTCTTCCAAGAATCCAAGGCGGAAGAAGCGATTAATGCCTTAAAAGAAATGGCCGCACCAGACGCGACCGTCTTACGTGATGGTGAATTTAAAACGGTCAAGAGTGACGAACTGGTGCCGGGAGATATTATCACCTTAGAAGCCGGCGATATTGTGCCCGCTGACGTCCGGTTAATTGAAAGTGCGTCATTGAAAGTGGAGGAATCGGCACTGACCGGTGAATCTGTGCCGGTTGAAAAACAGGCGGAGCTGCTGACTGCTGACGATTTAGCCATTGGTGATCGGCTCAACATGGCGTATATGAACAGTAATGTGACCTATGGCCGGGCCACGGGGATCGTTGTGGCGACTGGGATGCAGACCGAAGTGGGTCGTATTGCTGGCATGATCGAAGCTGCCGATGAAACCACGACGCCACTACAAGCCAACTTAACGCAACTTGGAAAATCACTAACGATTCTCATTTTAGTAATTGCGGCCGTCGTCTTCGGCATTGGGATGCTACGGGGTAGCGAGAGCCTCATCAATATGCTACTAACGGCGATTTCTTTAGCTGTCGCAGCGATCCCAGAAGGTTTACCAGCTATCGTGACCATTACCTTGGCACTTGGCACACAACGGATGGCGAAACGCCACGCCCTAGTGCGGAAACTGCCAGCTGTTGAAACGCTGGGAAGCACTGATATCATCGCTTCTGATAAGACTGGGACGTTGACACAAAATAAGATGACCGTTGAAAAGTTGGTCGTGAATCAAGAACTCGTTGATGCACGGTCCACACATTTACCAACGGATAGTCATTTAGCCCAAGTGATGATCTTAAGTAACGATACTAAGATTATGGCGGATGGCTTAGCCGGTGACCCGACCGAAACCGCGCTGGTACAATATAACTTAGATCAGGCTTATCCAGTTGATCAGTTATTAAAAGACCGGCCACGAGTCAGTGAAGTGCCATTCGACTCAGAACGAAAATTAATGTCCACGGTTCATCCGCTTGATAACGGGAAGTTTTTAGTCGCCGTTAAGGGCGCACCCGATGAATTACTCAAACGGGTCACGGCTGTTGAAATTAATACTGAAGTACAACCATTGACGAAACCACTACGTGACCAAATTTTGGCGACAAACCATGACTTAGCCACACAAGCTTTACGGGTCTTAGCCTTTGCCTACAAGGTGATTGACGTTGTGCCAACCACGGTCAATTCAACCACGCTGGAAAATGAGTTAGTCTTTGCTGGTATGGTCGGCATGATTGATCCTGAACGTCCAGAAGTCGCTCAGGCGGTCGTTGAAGCCAAATCGGCCGGAATTCGACCATTAATGATCACGGGTGATCATCGTGATACCGCCGAAGCAATTGCCGTTCGTTTAGGCATTATCGCTGCAGGTGACGATGCCGCCGTGATTACCGGTGCCGAACTTGATGAGATGAGTGACGCAGAATTTGGCAAAAAAGTTAGTGACTATTCAGTTTATGCACGGGTCGCGCCTGAACATAAGGTGCGTATCGTGAACGCTTGGCAGAAACGCGGCAAGGTCGTTGCGATGACCGGTGATGGTGTGAATGATGCGCCCGCTTTGAAAGCCGCAGATATTGGAATCGGGATGGGAATCACAGGGACTGAAGTGTCAAAAGGTGCCAGTGATATGGTCCTTGCCGATGACAACTTTGCGACGATCGTGGTAGCCGTTGAAGAAGGGCGAAAAGTTTTCGCCAATATTCAAAAAGCGATTCAATACTTGCTGTCAGCCAACTTAGGTGAAGTCTTGACGTTATTCATGATGACCATGTTGGGTTGGCAAATCTTAGCTCCCGTTCACATTTTGTGGATCAACTTGGTCACGGATACTTTGCCAGCGATTGCGTTGGGGGTTGAACCGACAGAGAAAAATATCATGGCCCACAAACCGCGTGGCCGAAATTCAAACTTCTTCTCGGGCGGCGTATTCTCAAGTATCATTTATCAAGGGTTGCTTGAAGGTGGCATCACCTTATTGGTCTACTGGTTGGCAATCACGTATCCTGTGCATGCCAATGCAAGTCTGGCCCATGCGGATGCGTTAACCATGGCTTTTGCAACTTTAGGCTTGATTCAACTGTTCCATGCTTTCAACTCCAAGTCGATTCATGAATCCTTGTTTACCGTTGGCTTGTTCCGTAACAAGTTTTTCAACTGGGCAATCTTGATTGCCTTTGCGCTCTTAGCCATGACAATTGTTGTCCCAGGCTTTAACAGCTTGTTCCACGTGACGCATTTAGATGCTTACCAATGGGGGATCGTGTTTGCCGCGTCATTGGCAATGGTGATCGTTGTTGAAATTGTTAAGTTCTTTCAACGCCGTCATCTGCGACAAGCATAA